A single window of Anser cygnoides isolate HZ-2024a breed goose chromosome 12, Taihu_goose_T2T_genome, whole genome shotgun sequence DNA harbors:
- the LOC106043093 gene encoding leukotriene B4 receptor 1-like: MSEAEEVSTDLTWNAVKLVVCMILSLSFIIGTPGNCIVIWTVCTKMKQVTPSVLLILNLAIADILILITLPIWIYSFADSWVFGIVFCKILVFMIYCSMYASIFLITALSLERLMAVFYPFTMQRYKTKENIFVIMFLIWFLSIAFGVTIIPFQETDEINGGLQCTCRNYSTTGQKVSYLLLETLAGFVVPFLIICTCYVCVAKRIRQMTYQSKQRSERLITSIVVAFFLCWFPHHLFNILDIISVQIEDSNEIYSALEKIIDKGEYVSGALVFISSCINPLLYAFAARKFQNHLRFAKISKLFEQLSQTVTEEDKKKISSVTKQETITAGTENL, from the coding sequence ATGAGTGAAGCTGAGGAAGTCAGCACCGACTTGACATGGAATGCTGTGAAGTTGGTAGTCTGCATGATACTGAGCTTGTCATTTATTATTGGGACCCCTGGAAATTGCATTGTCATCTGGACTGTTTGTACAAAAATGAAGCAAGTAACTCCTTCAGTCCTGCTGATCTTGAACCTGGCCATTGCAGATATCCTCATACTGATCACTTTGCCAATCTGGATTTACTCCTTTGCTGACTCATGGGTTTTTGGAATCGTGTTCTGCAAAATACTGGTCTTCATGATTTACTGCAGCATGTATGCTAGTATATTTCTAATTACAGCACTGAGCTTGGAGAGACTAATGGCTGTGTTTTACCCTTTCACAATGCAAAggtacaaaacaaaagaaaatatttttgtaatcaTGTTCCTCATTTGGTTCCTGTCCATTGCTTTTGGCGTTACTATTATTCCATTCCAAGAGACAGATGAAATCAACGGTGGACTACAGTGCACATGTCGCAACTACTCTACTACTGGACAGAAAGTGTCATATCTTTTGCTGGAGACTCTTGCAGGTTTTGTAGttccttttttaattatatgcACTTGCTATGTGTGTGTTGCAAAAAGAATAAGACAAATGACTTACCAATCAAAGCAGCGATCAGAAAGGCTCATTACCAGCATAGTGGTGGCATTCTTTTTATGCTGGTTCCCACATCATCTCTTTAACATCCTAGATATTATTTCAGTTCAGATAGAAGACTCTAATGAAATATATTCGGCACTGGAAAAAATTATAGACAAAGGAGAGTACGTCTCCGGAGCACTTGTATTTATCAGTAGCTGTATTAACCCTCTACTTTATGCTTTTGCTGCACGAAAATTCCAGAATCACCTGAGATTTGCCAAGATATCAAAGCTGTTTGAACAGTTGAGTCAGACTGTAACAgaggaagacaagaaaaagatttcttctGTAACCAAGCAAGAAACTATTACAGCAGGCACAGAGAATCTCTAA
- the PLA2G15 gene encoding lysosomal phospholipase A and acyltransferase: MVPPAGARLLPRPGGSSLLSILLLLLLLCPGGGCLPRRRPVGPPVVLVPGDLGNQLEAKLDKPSVVHYLCSKKTDSYFTLWLNLELLLPVIIDCWIDNIRLVYNRTSKITEPPDGVDIRVPGFGQTFSLEFLDPSKRSVGSYFYMLVQSLVDWGYKRDEDVRGAPYDWRKAPNENGDYFVALRKMIELMYEQYGSPVVLIAHSMGNMYTLYFLNHQTQEWKDKYIKDYVSLGAPWGGVAKTLRVLASGDNNRIPVISSLKIRDQQRSAVSTNWMLPYNYTWPPDKVFVTTPTANYTLQDYQKFYRDINFEDGWLMRQDTEPLVYQMTPPGVRIHCLYGTGIETPDSFHYESFPDKEPKIIYSDGDGTVNLQSALQCQKWVDMQKQEVVVFELSGNEHIQMLSNDTTISYVKKLLFNL; the protein is encoded by the exons ATGGTGCCGCCGGCCGGCGCTAGGCTCCTCCCGCGCCCGGGAGGGAGCTCTCTCctcagcatcctcctcctcctgctgctgctctgccccggTGGCGGCTGCCTGCCGCGCCGCCGGCCCGTGGGGCCGCCCGTGGTGCTGG TTCCGGGGGACTTAGGTAATCAGCTGGAGGCAAAATTAGATAAGCCATCAGTAGTGCACTATCTCTGCTCTAAGAAAACTGACAGCTATTTTACACTCTGGCTGAATTTAGAATTGCTCCTGCCTGTCATCATTGACTGCTGGATTGATAATATCAG actgGTATATAATAGAACGAGTAAGATAACAGAACCACCAGATGGAGTGGATATCAGAGTCCCAGGCTTTGGGCAGACGTTTTCTTTGGAATTTCTTGACCCAAGTAAAAGGAGCGTTG GCAGCTACTTCTATATGCTGGTGCAGAGTTTAGTAGACTGGGGCTACAAACGTGATGAAGATGTAAGAGGAGCACCTTATGACTGGCGAAAGGCACCAA ATGAGAATGGAGACTATTTTGTGGCCCTTCGCAAGATGATAGAGTTAATGTATGAGCAGTATGGAAGTCCTGTTGTTTTAATTGCCCACAGTATGGGTAACATGTATACCCTGTACTTCCTCAACCATCAGACTCAGGAATGGAAAGACAAGTACATAAAGGATTATGTGTCACTAGGTGCTCCGTGGGGAGGAGTAGCTAAAACTCTCCGTGTGCTGGCTTCAG gtgacaACAACAGAATACCTGTCATCAGTTCACTCAAGATTCGAGACCAGCAGCGATCAGCGGTTTCCACAAATTGGATGCTCCCCTACAACTACACATGGCCTCCAGATAAGGTCTTTGTAACCACACCTACAGCCAACTATACCCTTCAGGATTACCAAAAATTCTACAGGGACATCAATTTTGAAGATGGCTGGCTCATGAGACAAGACACTGAACCCTTGGTCTACCAGATGACACCACCTGGTGTGCGCATACACTGTCTTTATGGTACTGGCATAGAAACACCGGATTCCTTCCATTATGAAAGTTTTCCTGACAAAGAGCCCAAGATTATTTACAGTGATGGGGATGGTACAGTAAACTTACAGAGTGCCTTGCAATGTCAAAAGTGGGTGGACATGCAAAAACAGGAAGTGGTGGTATTTGAGCTTTCAGGAAATGAGCATATTCAAATGCTATCAAACGATACTACTATCTCTTATGtgaaaaagctgcttttcaatTTGTGA